From Daucus carota subsp. sativus chromosome 6, DH1 v3.0, whole genome shotgun sequence, the proteins below share one genomic window:
- the LOC108192314 gene encoding uncharacterized protein LOC108192314 — protein sequence MLVPLGGIEMNSTMDDINLIQQAQRHHHLVVRELGEEIDLEIGTGDDDPSAFTHSPLIGVVPPREYSADENDESKQQMLIVSQVTSDDQELCRGQPTKRKKKVVKRWREEWADTYKWAYVDMKEGTARIFCSICREYGRKHRRNPYGNEGSRNMQMSALEEHNNSLLHKEALRLQMASKDKVIADKPVLAKALMSKTAGSILEAVLKRDPHEVEFIQSAQEVVRALERVISKNSIYVNTMERLLEPERMLIFRVPWVDDRGETHVNRGYRIHFNQTLGPCRGGLRFHPLMNLSIAKFLAFEQTLKNALSPYRLGGASGGSDFDPKGKSDNEVMRFCQSFMNELFRFLGPDKDLPSEEMGVGSREMNYLYGQYRKLAGHSQGSFTGPRTNWSNTSLRTEATGYGLVFFAQLILADMNKDLKGLRCAVSGAGKIAMHVLEKLIAYGALPITVSDSKGYLVDEDGFDYMKVSFLKDIKAQQRSLRDYSKTYARSKYYDEAKPWAERCDVAFPCASQNEIDTSDAINLVNSGCRILVEGSNMPCTPEAADVLRKGNVLIAPSVAAGTGGVVAGEYELKETNVNWSPEDFESKLQEAMKQTYQRALKTATDFGYLKESPEALVHGALISAFLTVGNSMSEQGCV from the exons ATGTTGGTTCCACTTGGTGGTATAGAGATGAATTCTACAATGGATGATATTAATTTGATTCAACAAGCTCAAAGACACCATCATTTAGTTGTTAGAGAGTTAGGTGAAGAGATTGATTTAGAAATCGGGACAGGGGATGATGACCCATCAGCATTTACACACTCCCCTTTGATTGGTGTTGTTCCTCCTAGAGAGTATTCTGCTGATGAGAATGATGAGAGTAAGCAGCAGATGTTGATAGTTTCGCAGGTTACAAGTGATGATCAAGAGTTGTGTAGGGGTCAACCTAccaaaaggaagaagaaagttGTGAAAAGATGGAGAGAGGAATGGGCTGATACGTATAAGTGGGCGTATGTTGATATGAAAGAAGGGACTGCGAGGATATTTTGTTCTATCTGTAGAGAGTATGGTAGGAAGCATAGGAGGAATCCGTATGGGAATGAGGGGAGTAGGAATATGCAGATGAGTGCACTTGAAGAACACAATAATAGTTTACTACACAAAGAGGCTTTGAGGCTCCAGATGGCTTCTAAAGATAAGGTCATTGCTGATAAACCTGTTCTTGCTAAAG CTCTTATGTCAAAAACGGCTGGATCAATACTTGAAGCTGTGCTGAAAAGGGACCCTCATGAAGTTGAATTTATACAATCCGCTCAAGAAGTGGTTCGTGCTTTAGAAAgagtaatttcaaaaaattccat TTATGTCAACACCATGGAGCGGCTGTTAGAGCCAGAGCGTATGTTAATTTTCCGAGTTCCATGGGTTGATGATAGGGGTGAGACACATGTCAATCGCGGATACCGGATTCACTTTAATCAGACTTTGGGTCCATGTAGAGGCGGTCTTCGTTTCCATCCATTAATGAATTTGAGCATTGCGAAGTTTCTGGCTTTTGAACAG ACATTAAAGAATGCATTATCTCCATACAGACTAGGAGGAGCTTCAGGTGGAAGTGATTTTGATCCCAAAGGAAAAAGTGATAATGAG GTCATGCGGTTTTGTCAAAGTTTCATGAATGAGCTTTTTCGGTTTTTGGGTCCTGACAAG GATCTTCCTTCAGAAGAGATGGGTGTTGGCTCACGTGAAATGAACTATCTGTATGGACAATATCGAAAGCTGGCTGGTCATTCTCAG GGAAGTTTTACCGGACCAAGAACAAATTGGTCTAACACCAGTCTCCGAACTGAAGCTACAGGCTATGGACTA gTTTTCTTTGCGCAACTTATACTCGCAGACATGAATAAAGACTTAAAAGGACTAAG ATGTGCTGTTAGCGGTGCTGGAAAGATTGCAATGCATGTCCTGGAGAAGCTTATTGCGTATGGTGCTCTACCGATCACAGTTTCAG ATTCAAAGGGCTATTTGGTGGATGAAGATGGGTTCGATTACATGAAGGTATCTTTCTTGAAGGATATTAAAGCTCAACAAAGGAGTTTAAG AGACTATTCAAAAACTTACGCTCGTTCAAAGTATTATGATGAAGCTAAACCTTGGGCTGAAAGGTGTGATGTTGCATTTCCTTGCGCTTCACAAAATGAAATTGATACATCTGATGCTATTAATTTAGTCAATTCAGGTTGCCGCATACTTGTAGAAG GTTCAAACATGCCCTGCACCCCGGAAGCAGCTGATGTGTTAAGGAAGGGTAATGTTCTAATTGCTCCTTCAGTGGCTGCTGGTACAGGAggg GTCGTTGCTGGGGAATACGAACTTAAAGAGACCAATGTAAATTGGTCCCCTGAGGACTTTGAATCTAAACTTCAG GAAGCTATGAAACAGACATATCAGAGAGCTCTTAAAACAGCAACAGATTTCGGTTATTTGAAAGAGAGTCCAGA AGCTTTAGTACATGGAGCGCTCATCTCAGCATTTCTGACAGTTGGTAACAGCATGTCTGAACAAGGATGTGTATGA
- the LOC108192367 gene encoding anoctamin-like protein At1g73020 — MVHSSADFEMKENNYDNNLEEEQTYFEIGVVVPKRFGRLGDDKYDCVEVLVDEFNRVGFIVDRVTGMQYEFIKLAAPVEVLGRAAAELQLKKQTRIGVDVLFEWEEAEAFARQPDGALFSWFERFRCYHHILYGIVNKSEAGIALRSESMEISWEPMEPLMRKLESLGIVKEVFPLHDEAKRKQLIRSWALNWRDFTCQPIDEIYSYFGMKIATYFAFLGMYTRWMLFPAALGLTVQFVDFGSFQWLVLPVFFMSTILWAVLFSQFWRRKNAAMLARWKVNYSIRDSRSKFLEMERTSLQSSFEDGNNWTIKPQEKDMFQREEWNGRMRRLRNDVIIITSIICLQLPFELAYAHLYEVIETDIVKFLLTAAYLGVIQYFTKFGGKISVKLIMHEQNENKEYRADSLVYKVFGLYFMQSYIGIFYHALLHRNLVTLRQVLIQRLIVSEVLQNLLENSIPYMKYRYRKQRAIRKRKRERGSSTEKTQFISRVEKEYLKPAYCASIGEELEDGVFDDLLEVALQFGMVMMFGCAFPPAFVFAALNNITEIRADALKLLVMLRRPIPRAGATIGAWLNIFQFLIVMSICTNCVLLICLFDREGEWNISPGLAAILIMEHVLLMIKFGFSRIVPEEPDWVKARRMSNASQAQNIYSKQLLKSISGEKRLEQKSE, encoded by the exons ATGGTCCATAGCTCTGCtgattttgaaatgaaagaaaataattatgataACAATTTAGAGGAAGAGCAAACCTATTTTGAAATAGGTGTGGTGGTTCCTAAAAGGTTTGGAAGATTAGGTGATGACAAGTATGATTGTGTGGAAGTTCTTGTTGATGAGTTTAACAGAGTTGGCTTCATTGTTGATAGAGTTACTGGCATGCAATACGAATTCATCAAG TTAGCAGCTCCGGTGGAAGTACTAGGGAGGGCGGCAGCTGAGTTACAGCTAAAAAAACAGACTCGAATCG gAGTGGATGTACTATTTGAATGGGAGGAAGCCGAAGCATTTGCTAGACAGCCTGATGGGGCATTGTTCAGTTGGTTTGAACGCTTCCGTTGTTACCATCACATATTATATGGGATT GTAAACAAGAGTGAAGCTGGTATAGCTTTAAGGTCTGAATCGATGGAAATTTCCTGGGAGCCAATGGAACCTCTAATGAGGAAGTTAGAATCGTTGGGCATTGTTAAAGAGGTTTTCCCTTTGCACG ATGAAGCAAAGAGAAAGCAGCTTATTAGAAGTTGGGCATTGAACTGGCGGGACTTCACATGTCAGCCTATTGATgagatatattcatattttggaaTGAAG ATAGCAACCTATTTTGCTTTCCTTGGAATGTACACGAGGTGGATGTTGTTTCCTGCTGCCCTTGGCCTAACTGTGCAGTTTGTGGATTTTGG ATCATTCCAGTGGCTGGTCCTTCCAGTTTTTTTTATGAGCACAATATTGTGGGCCGTACTGTTTTCCCAATTTTGGAGACGTAAAAATGCTGCTATGCTAGCCAG GTGGAAGGTAAATTATTCAATTCGGGACTCCAGAAGTAAGTTCTTAGAAATGGAACGAACTTCTCTTCAGTCCTCTTTTGAAGACGGAAATAATTGGACAATTAAACCACAAGAGAAAGATATGTTCCAAAGAGAGGAATGGAATGGACGTATGAGGAGATTAAGAAATGATGTTATCATCATCACGAGCATCATATGTCTCCAGCTGCCATTTGAATTAGCATATGCGCATCTCTACGAAGTTATCGAGACTGATATTGTGAA GTTTTTGTTGACTGCAGCTTACCTTGGTGTCATCCAGTATTTTACGAAATTTGGGGGTAAAATTTCAGTGAAACTCATTATGCATGAACAAAATGAGAATAAAGAATATCGAGCTGACAGCCTTGTTTACAAG GTGTTTGGTCTTTATTTCATGCAGTCGTATATAGGAATTTTCTATCATGCCCTTCTTCATCGAAATCTTGTGACCCTTCGCCAAGTGCTAATTCAGCGTCTGATTGTATCTGAA GTATTGCAAAATCTTTTGGAAAATTCTATACCATACATGAAGTACCGTTACAGAAAGCAAAGAGCTATAAG aaaaagaaaacgtgAGAGAGGATCATCAACTGAGAAGACCCAATTCATAtcaagggtggagaaagagtaTCTGAAGCCTGCTTATTGTGCAAGTATAGGCGAAGAACTCGAAGATGGAGTCTTTGATG ATTTACTAGAGGTGGCCCTGCAGTTTGGGATGGTCATGATGTTTGGCTGCGCATTCCCTCCAGCATTTGTCTTTGCTGCTTTG AACAACATTACTGAAATAAGAGCAGATGCACTGAAACTCCTGGTAATGCTAAGAAGGCCTATTCCTCGTGCTGGTGCAACAATTGGTGCTTGGCTAAATATATTTCAG TTTCTCATAGTAATGTCTATATGCACCAACTGCGTACTTTTGATATGCTTATTTGATCGGGAGGGGGAGTGGAATATCTCACCTGGCCTCGCAGCAATACTAATCATGGAACATGTACTGTTGATGATTAAATTTGGATTCTCTCGCATAGTGCCTGAG GAGCCTGATTGGGTTAAAGCAAGGCGGATGAGCAATGCAAGTCAAGCACAGAACATATACTCTAAGCAACTTCTCAAAAGTATCTCTGGTGAAAAAAGGCTTGAACAGAAATCCGAGTGA